From Columba livia isolate bColLiv1 breed racing homer chromosome 5, bColLiv1.pat.W.v2, whole genome shotgun sequence, one genomic window encodes:
- the EIF2S1 gene encoding eukaryotic translation initiation factor 2 subunit 1 encodes MPGLSCRFYQHKFPEVEDVVMVNVRSIAEMGAYVSLLEYNNIEGMILLSELSRRRIRSINKLIRIGRNECVVVIRVDKEKGYIDLSKRRVSPEEAIKCEDKFTKSKTVYSILRHVAEVLEYTKDEQLESLFQRTAWVFDDKYKRPGYGAYDAFKHAVSDPTILDSLDLTEEERRVLIDNINRRLTPQAVKIRADIEVACYGYEGIDAVKEALRAGLNCSTENMPIKINLIAPPRYVMTTTTLERTEGLSVLNQAMTVIKEKIEEKRGVFNVQMEPKVVTDTDETELARQLERLERENAEVDGDDDAEEMEAKTED; translated from the exons ATGCCAGGACTAAGCTGTAGATTCTACCAGCATAAATTCCCAGAGGTGGAAGATGTAGTGATGGTCAACGTTCGGTCCATTGCTGAAATGGGAGCCTACGTCAGCCTGCTGGAGTACAACAACATTGAAGGCATGATCCTTCTCAGCGAGCTGTCCAGGAGACGTATTCGTTCCATAAACAAACTCATCCGCATCGGGAGGAATGAATGCGTCGTGGTCATAAGAGTTGACAAAGAGAAAG GTTATATTGACTTATCAAAAAGAAGAGTTTCTCCAGAGGAGGCAATTAAATGTGAAGACAAATTCACAAAATCGAAGACA GTTTACAGCATCCTTCGCCATGTTGCTGAAGTCTTGGAGTACACTAAGGATGAGCAGCTTGAGAGTCTATTCCAGAGAACTGCCTGGGTATTTGATGACAAGTACAAGAGACCAGGATATGGTGCTTATGACGCATTCAAACATGCAGTCTC AGACCCTACGATCCTGGATAGCCTAGATCTGACAGAGGAAGAGAGGCGGGTGTTGATTGACAATATTAACAGACGTCTGACCCCACAAGCAGTCAAAATCCGAGCTG ATATTGAGGTTGCCTGTTATGGTTATGAAGGCATAGATGCAGTAAAAGAAGCTTTGAGAGCTGGCTTGAACTGTTCCACGGAGAACATGCCCATTAAA ATTAATCTGATAGCCCCTCCTCGTTATGTGATGACTACTACAACACTGGAGAGAACCGAAGGACTGTCTGTTCTAAATCAAGCCATGactgtaattaaagaaaaaattgaagagaagagaggagtCTTTAATGTGCAGATGGAG cctaAGGTGGTTACTGACACAGATGAGACTGAGCTTGCAAGGCAGTTGGAAAGACTGGAGAGGGAAAATGCCGAAGTGGATGGGGATGATGATGCTGAGGAAATGGAAGCCAAAACCGAAGACTAA